The Thermotoga maritima MSB8 region TCTTCTCCGTGAGATCCATCAGTTTTTCGTTCACTTCTTCGACTACCAAGTGGAGCCTTGCACGGCCACTGTTCATATCGAAACTTCCAGCCAGTTTGTAGATTTTCTTCTCTATGAGTTTCAAGAACTCCTTTATAGCGTTTTTGTATCTCTTCAAGTTGGAAGGAGTGGGGGAGCGCACGAGCTCGTTTCCTGAGTCGATCACTTCTTCCACAGCTTCCTCGAGCAGTTTTTCGAAGTGGTCTTCTTTCACATCCTCCAGAATATCGAAAAACTCCTTTTTCTTCGACTCACCAA contains the following coding sequences:
- a CDS encoding YaaR family protein translates to MRIDPLGGESLKNQEVKGKKSGKTSRVGESKKKEFFDILEDVKEDHFEKLLEEAVEEVIDSGNELVRSPTPSNLKRYKNAIKEFLKLIEKKIYKLAGSFDMNSGRARLHLVVEEVNEKLMDLTEKIMKNEWQTINLAARIEEINGLILNLYR